A genome region from Jeotgalibacillus aurantiacus includes the following:
- a CDS encoding NCS2 family permease, with translation MKSTGGIFKLDQHDTTVKKEVSAGVVGFFTIVYIVAVNALILSESGMPFEGAVIATIAVSALGCILMAFIGNAPIILVPGMGINAMFTYTLVNAMGFTWQEALAIVTVSGLLFIIVAFTKLSDVLNTAIPQILKDAITVGLGFFLLMIGLEKGSLITQGNNALLAIGHFNEPEALATIITLLVALILFVKNVPGHFLWTILTGTILSFVFSIVPENASNQALTADSIVWFQMSFDSWLEIPFWIGVFSLTMVLVFENIGLVHGHVSFIKKPEKYEGALRANAISAFSSGLIGSSPTVSTVESTAAMAAGGRTGLTSLTTGVLFIVSAAFIPYMGYIPDHAIAPILIIIGILMIQQMRHMKLDDFTESVPAILLIVMIPFTYSIADGIAIGFIMYPFLKFMTGKWREVSMPLLIISILFLLYFVVHFIPFL, from the coding sequence ATGAAAAGTACAGGAGGAATTTTTAAGTTAGACCAGCATGATACGACTGTGAAAAAGGAGGTATCTGCTGGCGTTGTCGGCTTCTTTACAATCGTTTATATTGTAGCCGTTAACGCACTCATTTTATCCGAATCAGGAATGCCATTTGAAGGTGCCGTGATTGCAACGATTGCAGTAAGTGCGCTCGGTTGTATTTTAATGGCCTTTATCGGAAATGCGCCGATTATTCTTGTTCCGGGAATGGGAATCAACGCGATGTTCACATATACCCTTGTGAACGCCATGGGCTTTACCTGGCAGGAAGCATTAGCCATTGTAACGGTATCCGGACTGCTGTTCATCATTGTGGCCTTCACAAAGCTGTCTGATGTATTAAACACGGCTATTCCACAGATTCTGAAGGATGCGATTACAGTAGGACTCGGCTTTTTCCTGTTAATGATTGGTCTTGAGAAAGGATCACTCATTACACAGGGAAATAATGCACTATTAGCCATCGGACATTTCAATGAACCGGAAGCGCTGGCAACGATTATAACATTACTGGTGGCTTTGATCCTGTTCGTTAAGAACGTACCCGGTCACTTTTTATGGACCATTTTAACGGGAACTATTCTTTCTTTTGTCTTTTCCATCGTTCCCGAAAATGCTTCCAATCAAGCCTTGACAGCGGATTCCATTGTATGGTTCCAAATGTCATTTGACAGCTGGCTTGAGATTCCGTTTTGGATTGGCGTTTTCTCGTTAACGATGGTATTGGTTTTTGAAAACATCGGTCTGGTTCACGGACACGTATCGTTTATCAAAAAACCTGAAAAATATGAGGGTGCACTGAGGGCAAATGCCATTTCAGCATTCAGCTCCGGTCTGATCGGATCCAGCCCGACGGTTTCAACGGTTGAGTCCACGGCTGCTATGGCTGCCGGTGGAAGAACTGGGCTGACATCGCTGACAACCGGCGTTCTGTTTATCGTATCTGCAGCATTTATTCCGTATATGGGATATATACCAGACCATGCGATCGCACCGATTTTAATTATTATCGGAATCCTGATGATCCAGCAGATGCGTCATATGAAATTGGATGATTTTACTGAATCTGTACCTGCTATTTTACTGATCGTGATGATTCCGTTTACGTATAGCATTGCAGATGGGATTGCAATTGGTTTTATTATGTATCCGTTCTTAAAATTCATGACGGGCAAATGGAGAGAAGTCAGCATGCCGCTGCTTATTATCTCGATCCTGTTCTTATTATATTTTGTTGTTCATTTTATTCCTTTTCTTTAA